One window from the genome of Pyrus communis chromosome 16, drPyrComm1.1, whole genome shotgun sequence encodes:
- the LOC137720349 gene encoding uncharacterized protein: MDCRVVCMAGGDVWMRGQIGGGLSHESEHDLALMVTDFWENGSVGAESWCSSESDSALSDLGHLADKIPFFKRSVAQYENDLTSVVHSLILSISENDLNFVKSGQCNSSCIKFDLVKLLRLSGYDAAVCAARWQGTGKVPGGDHEYIDVVNYNNLGSSERLIIDLDFRSHFEIARAVQSYDRILNSLPVVYVGSLPRLKQYLQVMAEAARSSLEQNSMPLPPWRSLAYLQAKWESPYQRQFNIDEQNVNGSYNFDHKQCSAHLKMLQSLLQSEIEADRLLKQINNDHIRKHKPDRRRHSLFRTH; encoded by the exons ATGGACTGCCGGGTGGTGTGCATGGCGGGCGGCGACGTTTGGATGAGGGGTCAGATCGGAGGGGGTTTAAGCCACGAGAGCGAGCACGACCTCGCTCTCATGGTCACTGATTTTTGGGAAAACGGTAGCGTCGGAGCTGAGTCTTGGTGTAGCAGCGAGAGCGATTCTGCTCTCTCCGATCTCGGTCACCTCGCCGACAAAATTCCG TTTTTCAAGCGTTCAGTGGCTCAGTACGAAAACGATTTGACATCGGTGGTTCATTCTCTGATACTGTCCATCAGCGAGAACGATCTTAATTTTGTGAAGTCAGGTCAGTGCAATTCCAGCTGCATCAAGTTTGATCTGGTTAAGCTTCTGAGGCTGTCTGGTTATGATGCTGCCGTGTGCGCGGCTCGGTGGCAGGGCACTGGCAAGGTCCCTGGAG GGGACCATGAATATATTGATGTGGTGAACTACAACAATTTGGGGAGCTCTGAGCGTCTCATCATTGACCTTGATTTCAGAAGCCACTTTGAAATAGCTAGAGCGGTTCAATCGTATGATAGAATATTGAACTCACTACCAGTTGTTTATGTGGGCTCCTTGCCTAGGCTGAAGCAGTATCTTCAAGTTATGGCCGAAGCTGCTAGATCTTCCCTCGAGCAGAACTCGATGCCTCTACCTCCGTGGAGATCACTCGCTTATCTGCAAGCGAAATGGGAATCTCCATACCAGAGACAGTTTAATATAGACGAACAGAATGTTAACGGTTCCTACAATTTTGACCACAAGCAATGCAGTGCGCATTTGAAGATGCTGCAGTCTCTGCTTCAGTCTGAAATTGAAGCAGATAGGCTGTTGAAGCAGATAAACAACGATCACATTAGGAAGCACAAGCCCGATAGGCGGAGGCACTCTTTGTTCAGGACTCACTGA